One region of Bubalus kerabau isolate K-KA32 ecotype Philippines breed swamp buffalo chromosome 6, PCC_UOA_SB_1v2, whole genome shotgun sequence genomic DNA includes:
- the LOC129654995 gene encoding glutathione S-transferase Mu 1-like isoform X2: MPMILGYWDIRGLAHAIRLLLEYTDSNYEEKKYTMGDAPDYDRSQWLSEKFTLGLDFPNLPYLIDGAHKLTQSNAILRYIARKHNMCGETEEEKIRVDILENQTMDVRLHMARICYSPDFLTYVDFLAYDVLDRHRIFEPTCLDEFPNLKDFITRFEKALWLLAPSLGLFGEGSGNPLQYSCLENPVDGGAWRAAVHGVTRSRTRLNDFIFTFQSHALEKEMATHSSVLAWRIPGTGEPGGLPSMGLHRVRHD; encoded by the exons ATGCCCATGATCCTGGGTTACTGGGACATTCGTGGG CTGGCCCATGCCATCCGCCTGCTCCTGGAGTATACAGACTCAAACTATGAGGAGAAGAAGTACACGATGGGGGACG CTCCCGACTATGACAGAAGCCAGTGGCTGAGTGAAAAATTCACGCTGGGCCTGGACTTCCCCAAT TTGCCCTACTTAATTGATGGAGCTCACAAGCTCACCCAGAGCAATGCCATCCTTCGCTACATCGCTCGCAAGCACAACATGT gtggggagacagaggaggagaagatCCGTGTGGACATTTTGGAGAACCAGACTATGGATGTCCGATTGCACATGGCCAGGATCTGTTACAGCCCTGACTTT CTCACCTATGTGGATTTCTTGGCTTATGATGTCCTTGACCGGCACCGCATATTTGAACCTACATGTCTGGATGAATTTCCAAACTTGAAAGACTTCATTACCCGTTTCGAG AAGGCTCTCTGGCTATTGGCTCCCTCTCTGGGATTGTTCGGAGAAGgcagcggcaacccactccagtactcttgcctggaaaatcccgtggacggaggggcctggcgggctgcagtccatggggtcactaggagtcggacacgactgaacgacttcattttcacttttcagtctcatgcattggagaaggaaatggcaacccactccagtgttcttgcctggagaatcccagggacgggggagcctggtgggctgccttctatggggttgcacagagtcagacacgactga
- the LOC129654995 gene encoding glutathione S-transferase Mu 1-like isoform X1, with product MPMILGYWDIRGLAHAIRLLLEYTDSNYEEKKYTMGDAPDYDRSQWLSEKFTLGLDFPNLPYLIDGAHKLTQSNAILRYIARKHNMCGETEEEKIRVDILENQTMDVRLHMARICYSPDFETLKPGFLKEIPEKMKLFSDFLAKRPWFAGDKLTYVDFLAYDVLDRHRIFEPTCLDEFPNLKDFITRFEKALWLLAPSLGLFGEGSGNPLQYSCLENPVDGGAWRAAVHGVTRSRTRLNDFIFTFQSHALEKEMATHSSVLAWRIPGTGEPGGLPSMGLHRVRHD from the exons ATGCCCATGATCCTGGGTTACTGGGACATTCGTGGG CTGGCCCATGCCATCCGCCTGCTCCTGGAGTATACAGACTCAAACTATGAGGAGAAGAAGTACACGATGGGGGACG CTCCCGACTATGACAGAAGCCAGTGGCTGAGTGAAAAATTCACGCTGGGCCTGGACTTCCCCAAT TTGCCCTACTTAATTGATGGAGCTCACAAGCTCACCCAGAGCAATGCCATCCTTCGCTACATCGCTCGCAAGCACAACATGT gtggggagacagaggaggagaagatCCGTGTGGACATTTTGGAGAACCAGACTATGGATGTCCGATTGCACATGGCCAGGATCTGTTACAGCCCTGACTTT GAGACACTGAAGCCTGGTTTCTTGAAGGAGATCCCTGAAAAGATGAAGCTCTTCTCAGATTTTCTGGCGAAGAGGCCTTGGTTCGCAGGGGACAAG CTCACCTATGTGGATTTCTTGGCTTATGATGTCCTTGACCGGCACCGCATATTTGAACCTACATGTCTGGATGAATTTCCAAACTTGAAAGACTTCATTACCCGTTTCGAG AAGGCTCTCTGGCTATTGGCTCCCTCTCTGGGATTGTTCGGAGAAGgcagcggcaacccactccagtactcttgcctggaaaatcccgtggacggaggggcctggcgggctgcagtccatggggtcactaggagtcggacacgactgaacgacttcattttcacttttcagtctcatgcattggagaaggaaatggcaacccactccagtgttcttgcctggagaatcccagggacgggggagcctggtgggctgccttctatggggttgcacagagtcagacacgactga
- the LOC129654995 gene encoding glutathione S-transferase Mu 1-like isoform X4: MPMILGYWDIRGLAHAIRLLLEYTDSNYEEKKYTMGDAPDYDRSQWLSEKFTLGLDFPNLPYLIDGAHKLTQSNAILRYIARKHNMCGETEEEKIRVDILENQTMDVRLHMARICYSPDFETLKPGFLKEIPEKMKLFSDFLAKRPWFAGDKLTYVDFLAYDVLDRHRIFEPTCLDEFPNLKDFITRFEDSSAEHSEARD, encoded by the exons ATGCCCATGATCCTGGGTTACTGGGACATTCGTGGG CTGGCCCATGCCATCCGCCTGCTCCTGGAGTATACAGACTCAAACTATGAGGAGAAGAAGTACACGATGGGGGACG CTCCCGACTATGACAGAAGCCAGTGGCTGAGTGAAAAATTCACGCTGGGCCTGGACTTCCCCAAT TTGCCCTACTTAATTGATGGAGCTCACAAGCTCACCCAGAGCAATGCCATCCTTCGCTACATCGCTCGCAAGCACAACATGT gtggggagacagaggaggagaagatCCGTGTGGACATTTTGGAGAACCAGACTATGGATGTCCGATTGCACATGGCCAGGATCTGTTACAGCCCTGACTTT GAGACACTGAAGCCTGGTTTCTTGAAGGAGATCCCTGAAAAGATGAAGCTCTTCTCAGATTTTCTGGCGAAGAGGCCTTGGTTCGCAGGGGACAAG CTCACCTATGTGGATTTCTTGGCTTATGATGTCCTTGACCGGCACCGCATATTTGAACCTACATGTCTGGATGAATTTCCAAACTTGAAAGACTTCATTACCCGTTTCGAG
- the LOC129654995 gene encoding glutathione S-transferase Mu 1-like isoform X5: protein MPMILGYWDIRGLAHAIRLLLEYTDSNYEEKKYTMGDAPDYDRSQWLSEKFTLGLDFPNLPYLIDGAHKLTQSNAILRYIARKHNMCGETEEEKIRVDILENQTMDVRLHMARICYSPDFETLKPGFLKEIPEKMKLFSDFLAKRPWFAGDKLTYVDFLAYDVLDRHRIFEPTCLDEFPNLKDFITRFEFLVKTKK from the exons ATGCCCATGATCCTGGGTTACTGGGACATTCGTGGG CTGGCCCATGCCATCCGCCTGCTCCTGGAGTATACAGACTCAAACTATGAGGAGAAGAAGTACACGATGGGGGACG CTCCCGACTATGACAGAAGCCAGTGGCTGAGTGAAAAATTCACGCTGGGCCTGGACTTCCCCAAT TTGCCCTACTTAATTGATGGAGCTCACAAGCTCACCCAGAGCAATGCCATCCTTCGCTACATCGCTCGCAAGCACAACATGT gtggggagacagaggaggagaagatCCGTGTGGACATTTTGGAGAACCAGACTATGGATGTCCGATTGCACATGGCCAGGATCTGTTACAGCCCTGACTTT GAGACACTGAAGCCTGGTTTCTTGAAGGAGATCCCTGAAAAGATGAAGCTCTTCTCAGATTTTCTGGCGAAGAGGCCTTGGTTCGCAGGGGACAAG CTCACCTATGTGGATTTCTTGGCTTATGATGTCCTTGACCGGCACCGCATATTTGAACCTACATGTCTGGATGAATTTCCAAACTTGAAAGACTTCATTACCCGTTTCGAG